One Elusimicrobiales bacterium genomic region harbors:
- a CDS encoding PDDEXK nuclease domain-containing protein, whose amino-acid sequence MKPLIAKNYPALLNEIKNRIRSAQYQALKAVNRELMALYWDIGKIIVTAQRGQTWGKSIVEKLALDLRKEFPGTAGFSTQNLWYMRQFFMEYSGDAKLQPLVGEIGWAHNLVIMSKCKDSAEREFYIRAANKFGWTKNVLAINIEGKTYEKYLLNQTNFNKTLPAKIRNQAKLAVKDEYTFGFLDLGGEHSERELEKAITDKIIAFLREMGGTLAFVGNQYRLEVDGEEFFIDLLLYHRHLKCLVAVELKIGKFLPEYVGKMQFYLATLDEKVKTRDENPSIGIILCKTKNRMVVEYALKRSNQPIGVSTYDMVSRLPRKFQGLLPSPEQAAQLLNGLR is encoded by the coding sequence ATGAAACCGCTTATCGCGAAGAATTACCCCGCTCTGTTAAACGAAATTAAAAACCGGATACGCTCCGCTCAGTATCAGGCGTTAAAAGCGGTGAACCGCGAGCTTATGGCGCTATATTGGGACATCGGGAAAATCATTGTAACAGCGCAGCGCGGCCAGACGTGGGGCAAATCCATCGTGGAAAAGCTTGCGCTGGATTTGCGCAAGGAATTTCCCGGAACAGCCGGGTTTTCAACTCAAAATTTGTGGTACATGCGGCAGTTCTTCATGGAATACTCCGGCGACGCAAAACTCCAACCATTGGTTGGAGAAATAGGCTGGGCGCATAATTTGGTGATAATGAGCAAGTGCAAGGACAGCGCGGAACGCGAGTTTTACATCCGCGCCGCGAATAAATTCGGCTGGACAAAAAATGTTCTGGCGATAAACATAGAAGGCAAAACCTACGAGAAATACCTGCTGAATCAAACCAACTTCAACAAGACTTTGCCCGCTAAAATCCGGAACCAGGCGAAACTTGCCGTCAAGGACGAGTATACCTTCGGTTTTCTGGATTTGGGCGGCGAACATTCCGAGCGTGAACTGGAAAAAGCCATCACGGACAAGATAATCGCGTTTCTGCGCGAGATGGGCGGGACATTGGCGTTTGTCGGCAATCAATACCGGCTTGAGGTGGACGGCGAGGAGTTTTTTATTGACCTGCTCCTCTATCACAGGCATCTGAAATGTCTCGTGGCGGTTGAGCTTAAAATCGGGAAATTCCTGCCGGAATACGTCGGGAAAATGCAGTTTTATCTCGCCACGTTGGATGAAAAAGTCAAAACCAGGGACGAAAACCCGTCCATAGGCATTATTCTGTGCAAAACCAAAAACAGAATGGTTGTGGAATACGCCCTCAAGCGCAGCAATCAGCCGATAGGCGTTTCAACTTACGATATGGTTTCCAGGCTGCCGAGGAAATTTCAGGGGTTGCTCCCTTCGCCGGAGCAGGCGGCGCAACTGCTTAACGGGTTGCGGTAG
- the nadA gene encoding quinolinate synthase NadA: MNTTLFSETEIQAEVARLEATGLALASPEADLRAVAQLTLRINRLKAAKNAVIAGHVYQRAEILAGVSDFTGDSYRLAKLCAASQAGTIVFCGVKFMAETAKILSPDKTVLLPAPEAGCTLADSITAGDVRGLRARHPGLPVITYINTAVEVKAESDCIVTSANAETILRHYFRQHKRVIFLPDAFMGANLAAALGKKPGEDIILWRGSCSVHEHFSAAALRQLRGQNEGVRILVHSECPPEILREADFSGGTSGMMEYIERNPAPSYMLVTECGLGELAKMKFPDKNFIAMCRLCPYMKLTDLRRILAALETAGPELEIPPPPEETARKARRALEMMFKLAG; the protein is encoded by the coding sequence ATGAACACGACACTATTTTCCGAAACAGAAATTCAGGCGGAGGTTGCGCGGCTGGAAGCAACAGGGCTGGCGCTGGCCTCGCCGGAGGCCGACTTGCGCGCCGTGGCGCAGCTGACTTTGCGCATCAACCGGCTGAAAGCCGCAAAAAACGCCGTCATCGCGGGGCATGTGTATCAGCGGGCGGAAATACTGGCGGGAGTTTCCGATTTCACCGGAGATTCGTACCGGCTGGCAAAGCTCTGCGCCGCGTCGCAGGCCGGAACCATTGTTTTCTGCGGCGTCAAATTCATGGCGGAAACCGCCAAAATCCTTTCCCCGGACAAAACCGTGCTGCTGCCCGCGCCGGAAGCGGGCTGCACCCTGGCCGATTCAATCACGGCGGGCGATGTGCGCGGCCTGAGGGCGCGGCATCCGGGGCTGCCGGTCATCACCTATATCAACACCGCGGTTGAGGTCAAGGCGGAAAGCGACTGCATTGTAACCAGCGCCAACGCCGAAACCATACTGCGCCATTATTTCCGGCAGCATAAGCGCGTCATTTTCCTGCCGGACGCGTTCATGGGCGCCAATCTGGCCGCCGCGCTGGGCAAAAAACCGGGCGAAGACATCATTTTGTGGCGCGGCAGCTGTTCGGTTCACGAACATTTCAGCGCGGCGGCATTGCGCCAGTTGCGCGGACAGAATGAAGGCGTCAGAATACTGGTTCACAGCGAATGCCCGCCGGAGATTCTGCGCGAGGCCGATTTCAGCGGCGGCACTTCCGGCATGATGGAATACATAGAGCGCAATCCGGCCCCCTCTTATATGCTGGTAACCGAATGCGGGCTTGGCGAGCTGGCGAAAATGAAATTCCCGGACAAAAATTTCATAGCCATGTGCCGCCTGTGCCCGTATATGAAGCTGACGGACCTGCGTCGGATACTTGCCGCGCTCGAAACCGCGGGGCCGGAACTGGAAATCCCCCCGCCGCCGGAGGAAACCGCCCGCAAAGCCCGCCGCGCGCTGGAAATGATGTTCAAACTGGCCGGATAG
- a CDS encoding RNA pseudouridine synthase, producing the protein MAMRIICDNEDFLAADKPAGLASIPERSGPGVPCALTELEAQLGRKLFVIHRLDKAASGAILFAKNAHAHRLICALFARREVSKRYTVLVCGLPEPPSGKINLPLRSFGSGRTAVDHARGKPSLTAYSTIRRFERCALMDARIITGRRHQIRAHFYAIGHPVAGDLRYGDRAAQSAFPRLMLHSREIAFNFKGAPVAITAPAPEEFELAAATF; encoded by the coding sequence ATGGCCATGCGAATAATCTGCGACAACGAGGATTTTCTGGCGGCGGACAAGCCCGCCGGGCTGGCTTCCATACCGGAGCGTTCCGGGCCCGGCGTCCCCTGCGCGCTGACGGAACTGGAGGCGCAGCTGGGGCGTAAATTGTTTGTCATCCACCGGCTGGACAAGGCGGCAAGCGGCGCAATTCTATTCGCCAAAAACGCGCATGCGCACCGGCTGATATGCGCGCTGTTTGCGCGGCGGGAAGTGTCAAAGCGCTACACCGTCCTTGTCTGCGGGCTGCCGGAACCGCCTTCGGGCAAGATAAACCTGCCGCTGCGCAGCTTCGGTTCCGGCAGGACGGCGGTGGACCATGCGCGCGGGAAACCGTCGCTGACCGCGTATTCCACAATCCGGCGGTTTGAGCGCTGCGCGCTGATGGACGCGCGCATAATAACCGGCAGGCGGCACCAGATACGGGCGCATTTTTACGCCATAGGACATCCGGTGGCGGGGGATTTGCGCTACGGAGACAGGGCCGCGCAGTCCGCTTTCCCGCGGCTTATGCTGCATTCGCGCGAAATCGCCTTTAATTTCAAGGGCGCGCCGGTAGCCATAACCGCTCCCGCTCCGGAGGAATTTGAACTGGCCGCAGCGACTTTTTGA
- a CDS encoding DUF190 domain-containing protein, translating into MSLPYTVVRIFTSEEARHGGKPLHHAVVEFIHGLKISARCLVARAADGCFENGDIAASGIEALSHNMPLEITVIMPSGEKDKVIPALERMVEDGIMIAEEKDVLRHKCRKRLIPRHMRVRDVMTPNPKTVPATASAAQLLRLLWQAGFHSVPVVDADGRPAGMATNGDLVRRADVPVRLGLMEEFDAHNLKPLEDALEKLPASRVMTSPAVTVPEDEYLDKAADIMLRHKLKRLPVTGGDGKITGILSRLDIFKTILDKNPDWRSFRQNRLADASGRTAGQAMRGDTPVLAPDAPLSRAIELIESTDIKRVAVTDSDGKLLGLISDSALLSAVAGRRGLWDYLSMHLPFLSHAAGDREAAALSAKTTGDIMSRDVISAREADPLEDAVKLMVDKKLKRIPVVDAAGVFRGMLTRDSILRAELHSHEK; encoded by the coding sequence ATGTCTCTGCCATACACTGTCGTACGTATTTTCACCAGCGAGGAAGCGCGGCATGGCGGCAAGCCGCTGCATCATGCGGTCGTTGAATTCATTCATGGCCTTAAAATTTCGGCCCGCTGCCTCGTAGCGAGGGCGGCGGACGGCTGTTTCGAAAACGGCGACATCGCCGCCTCCGGGATAGAGGCCCTTTCGCACAACATGCCGCTGGAAATCACGGTGATAATGCCGTCGGGCGAAAAGGACAAGGTCATCCCCGCGCTTGAGCGGATGGTGGAGGACGGCATAATGATTGCGGAGGAAAAAGACGTCCTCCGGCACAAATGCCGCAAGCGGCTGATACCGCGCCACATGCGCGTGCGCGACGTGATGACGCCGAATCCGAAAACCGTGCCGGCCACGGCCTCCGCCGCGCAGCTTTTGCGGCTGCTCTGGCAGGCGGGATTCCATTCCGTGCCGGTGGTGGACGCGGACGGCCGTCCCGCCGGCATGGCCACCAACGGCGATTTGGTGCGGCGGGCCGATGTTCCGGTCAGGCTGGGTCTGATGGAGGAGTTTGACGCGCACAACCTCAAACCGCTGGAGGATGCCCTGGAAAAACTCCCTGCAAGCAGGGTGATGACATCCCCCGCCGTTACCGTCCCGGAGGATGAGTATCTGGACAAGGCGGCGGACATCATGCTGCGCCATAAGCTGAAGCGGCTGCCGGTTACCGGCGGGGACGGCAAAATAACCGGCATCCTGTCGCGCCTGGATATTTTCAAGACCATTCTGGACAAGAACCCCGACTGGCGGAGTTTCCGGCAAAACAGGCTGGCGGACGCAAGCGGCAGAACGGCGGGACAGGCCATGCGCGGGGACACTCCGGTTCTTGCTCCCGATGCGCCGCTAAGCCGGGCGATAGAGCTTATAGAAAGCACGGACATAAAACGTGTCGCCGTAACAGACAGCGACGGGAAACTGCTGGGGCTGATATCGGACAGCGCGCTTCTGTCCGCCGTGGCCGGACGGCGCGGATTGTGGGATTACCTGTCAATGCATCTGCCTTTTCTGTCCCATGCCGCCGGGGACAGGGAGGCCGCCGCCCTTAGCGCGAAAACGACGGGCGATATAATGAGCAGGGACGTCATCTCCGCGCGGGAGGCCGACCCGCTGGAAGACGCCGTGAAACTCATGGTGGACAAAAAGCTCAAACGCATTCCGGTAGTGGACGCCGCCGGCGTGTTCCGCGGCATGCTGACACGGGACTCCATTCTGCGCGCCGAGCTGCATTCCCATGAAAAATAG
- the crcB gene encoding fluoride efflux transporter CrcB: protein MERILIVFIGGGIGSATRYLATVAAAKLAGTDFPWGTLFVNLAGCFIIGVMLAIAERTELAPPSFRLFFVAGFLGGMTTFSSYAMETVFAARSGMAAALINIAANNIAGIAMVVCGMKLARLFI from the coding sequence ATGGAAAGAATACTGATAGTGTTTATCGGAGGAGGAATCGGCTCGGCAACGCGGTATCTGGCGACGGTTGCCGCCGCGAAACTGGCCGGAACGGACTTCCCGTGGGGAACATTGTTCGTCAATCTCGCCGGATGTTTTATAATAGGCGTTATGCTGGCGATTGCGGAGAGGACGGAGCTTGCGCCTCCATCCTTCCGGCTTTTTTTTGTCGCCGGCTTTCTGGGCGGGATGACGACATTTTCCAGCTACGCCATGGAAACCGTGTTCGCCGCGCGCAGCGGCATGGCGGCGGCGCTAATCAATATCGCCGCCAATAACATAGCCGGAATTGCCATGGTTGTTTGCGGCATGAAACTGGCCAGGCTGTTTATTTAG
- a CDS encoding response regulator — protein sequence MQQTILIADDDEQIVALLSEILKDEGYKVSVAYNGDEALRLARRLHPDLVLLDIKMPRKSGIQVCREIKGDDRIRSAAIVMLSGFGQLKEINEAMLSGAVSYITKPSDRHSILESVRAALPRPPRQGAWLSSKRKSPRK from the coding sequence ATGCAGCAAACGATACTCATAGCCGACGATGACGAGCAGATAGTTGCTCTCCTTTCCGAAATTCTCAAGGACGAGGGTTACAAGGTTTCCGTCGCCTATAATGGCGACGAGGCGCTGCGCCTGGCCCGCAGGCTGCATCCCGACCTCGTGCTGCTGGACATCAAGATGCCGCGCAAAAGCGGCATACAGGTCTGCCGCGAAATCAAGGGCGACGATAGAATCCGCTCCGCCGCGATAGTGATGCTAAGCGGCTTCGGCCAGCTTAAGGAGATAAACGAGGCCATGCTCAGCGGCGCAGTCTCCTATATCACCAAGCCGTCGGACAGGCACAGCATTCTGGAGTCCGTCCGCGCCGCGCTTCCCCGCCCGCCGCGGCAGGGCGCCTGGCTGAGCAGCAAGCGCAAATCCCCGCGAAAGTAA
- a CDS encoding class II fructose-bisphosphate aldolase — MSNAVSYKELGFVNTKEMFRKAMEGGYAVPAYNFNNMEQIQAIIAACVKSRSPVILQVSKGARDYANATLLRWMGRGALEMMKEMGKPVPAALHLDHGDSFELCKSCIDSGFSSVMIDGSHLPYEENAALTKRVVEYARQRDVTVEGELGVLAGIEDEVSAEHSHYTNPEDVEDFVKKTGVDSLAISIGTSHGAYKFKLKPGETVPPLRFDILEEVEKRIPGFPIVLHGASSVLQDYIAMINKFGGKMDNAVGIPEEQLRRAAKSAVCKINIDSDGRLVMTAVIRKVFGEKPAEFDPRKYLGPAREELVKMYMSKNETVLGSAGRY; from the coding sequence ATGAGCAACGCCGTTTCCTATAAAGAACTCGGGTTTGTAAACACCAAAGAGATGTTCAGAAAGGCCATGGAGGGCGGTTACGCCGTTCCCGCCTACAATTTCAACAACATGGAGCAGATTCAGGCTATAATAGCGGCCTGCGTGAAAAGCCGCTCGCCGGTGATACTGCAAGTCTCCAAGGGCGCGCGCGACTACGCCAACGCCACCCTGCTGCGCTGGATGGGCCGCGGCGCGCTGGAGATGATGAAGGAGATGGGCAAGCCGGTTCCCGCCGCCCTGCACCTGGACCACGGCGACAGTTTTGAACTTTGCAAATCCTGCATAGACAGCGGCTTCTCGTCGGTGATGATAGACGGCTCCCACCTGCCTTACGAGGAGAACGCCGCGCTCACAAAGCGCGTGGTGGAATACGCCCGCCAGCGCGATGTTACGGTGGAAGGCGAACTGGGCGTGCTGGCCGGGATAGAGGACGAGGTCTCCGCCGAGCATTCGCATTACACCAACCCGGAGGATGTGGAGGATTTCGTCAAAAAGACCGGCGTGGATTCGCTTGCCATCTCAATCGGCACCAGCCATGGCGCGTATAAATTCAAGCTCAAGCCGGGCGAAACCGTGCCGCCGCTGCGCTTTGACATTCTGGAAGAGGTGGAAAAGCGCATTCCCGGATTCCCGATAGTGCTGCACGGCGCGTCCAGTGTTTTGCAGGATTATATCGCCATGATAAACAAGTTCGGCGGCAAAATGGACAACGCCGTCGGCATCCCGGAGGAGCAGCTGCGCCGCGCGGCCAAGAGCGCGGTCTGCAAAATCAACATAGACTCCGACGGGCGGCTGGTGATGACCGCGGTTATCCGCAAGGTGTTCGGCGAAAAACCGGCGGAGTTCGACCCGCGCAAATACCTCGGTCCCGCGCGCGAGGAACTGGTCAAGATGTACATGTCCAAGAACGAGACTGTCCTTGGCAGCGCCGGGCGGTATTAA